A stretch of the Pseudomonas sp. ACM7 genome encodes the following:
- a CDS encoding sugar ABC transporter substrate-binding protein — MKTKTRFASLALSLMFASGAALADMKIGVSMSQFDDTWLTYLRESMDKKAKSYPEGVQLQFEDARSDVVKQLSQVENFISQKVDAIVVNPVDTAATRKITEAAVKAGIPLVYVNRRPDDLKLPKGVVTVASNDLEAGEMQMQYLADKMGGKGDIVILLGDLANNSTTNRTKGVKDVLAKYPNIKIEQEQTGTWLRDKGMTLVNDWLTQGRKFDAVIANNDEMAIGAAMALQQAGIEKGSVLIAGVDGTPDGLNAIKKGNMAVSVFQDAKGQADGSIDTAVKMAKNEPVEQAVWVPYRLITPQNVDTFK; from the coding sequence ATGAAGACCAAGACCCGCTTCGCCTCACTTGCCTTGTCCCTGATGTTCGCCAGTGGCGCGGCGCTCGCCGATATGAAGATCGGCGTCAGCATGTCCCAATTCGATGACACCTGGCTGACCTACCTGCGCGAATCCATGGACAAGAAAGCCAAGTCCTATCCCGAGGGCGTACAGCTGCAATTCGAAGACGCCCGCAGCGACGTGGTCAAGCAGTTGAGTCAGGTCGAAAACTTCATCAGCCAGAAGGTCGATGCCATCGTGGTCAACCCGGTGGATACCGCCGCCACCCGTAAAATCACCGAAGCCGCCGTCAAGGCCGGCATCCCGCTGGTCTACGTCAACCGCCGCCCCGATGACCTGAAGCTGCCCAAAGGCGTAGTGACTGTCGCCTCCAACGATCTGGAGGCCGGTGAAATGCAGATGCAGTACCTGGCCGACAAAATGGGCGGCAAGGGCGACATCGTGATTCTGCTGGGCGACCTCGCGAACAACTCCACCACCAACCGCACCAAGGGCGTCAAAGACGTGCTGGCCAAATACCCGAACATCAAGATCGAGCAGGAGCAGACCGGGACCTGGTTGCGGGATAAAGGCATGACCCTGGTCAACGACTGGCTGACCCAGGGCCGCAAGTTTGACGCGGTCATAGCCAACAACGACGAAATGGCGATTGGTGCTGCGATGGCCCTGCAACAGGCCGGCATCGAGAAGGGCAGTGTGCTGATCGCCGGTGTCGACGGTACGCCGGACGGCTTGAACGCAATCAAGAAAGGCAACATGGCGGTCTCGGTATTCCAGGACGCCAAGGGTCAGGCCGACGGTTCGATCGACACCGCCGTGAAAATGGCCAAGAACGAACCGGTTGAACAGGCCGTGTGGGTGCCATACCGCTTGATCACCCCGCAAAACGTCGACACGTTCAAATAG
- a CDS encoding sugar ABC transporter ATP-binding protein translates to MFASATASSTPLVGIQPAATPVDEPYLLEIINVSKGFPGVVALSDVQLRVRPGSVLALMGENGAGKSTLMKIIAGIYQPDAGELRLRGKPVVFETPLAALQAGIAMIHQELNLMPHMSIAENIWIGREQLNGFHMIDHREMHRCTAKLLERLRINLDPQEQVGNLSIAERQMVEIAKAVSYDSDILIMDEPTSAITDKEVAHLFSIIADLKSQGKGIIYITHKMNEVFSIADEVAVFRDGAYIGLQRADSMDGDSLISMMVGRELSQLFPAREKPIGDLLLSVRDLKLDGIFKDVSFDLHAGEILGIAGLMGSGRTNVAEAIFGITPSDGGEIRLDGEVLRISDPHMAIEKGFALLTEDRKLSGLFPCLSVLENMEMAVLPHYAGHGFIQQKALRALCEDMCKKLRVKTPSLEQCIDTLSGGNQQKALLARWLMTNPRILILDEPTRGIDVGAKVEIYRLISYLASEGMAVIMISSELPEVLGMSDRVMVMHEGDLMGTLDRSEATQERVMQLASGMSAVH, encoded by the coding sequence ATGTTCGCTTCAGCGACTGCTTCGAGCACCCCGTTGGTGGGTATCCAGCCAGCTGCGACACCTGTCGATGAGCCGTACCTGCTGGAGATCATCAACGTCAGCAAGGGATTTCCCGGTGTGGTGGCCTTGTCCGATGTGCAGCTTCGGGTACGCCCCGGTTCCGTGCTGGCCCTGATGGGCGAAAACGGCGCGGGCAAATCCACCCTGATGAAAATCATTGCCGGCATCTATCAGCCGGACGCCGGTGAATTGCGCCTGCGGGGCAAACCGGTGGTCTTCGAAACGCCATTGGCCGCGCTCCAGGCCGGGATCGCGATGATTCACCAGGAACTCAACCTGATGCCGCACATGAGCATCGCCGAGAACATCTGGATCGGCCGTGAGCAGCTCAACGGTTTCCACATGATCGACCACCGTGAAATGCATCGCTGCACGGCGAAACTGCTGGAACGCCTGCGGATCAACCTCGATCCGCAAGAGCAGGTCGGCAACCTGAGCATCGCCGAACGGCAGATGGTCGAGATCGCCAAAGCCGTGTCCTACGATTCCGACATCCTGATCATGGATGAACCGACCTCGGCCATCACCGACAAGGAAGTCGCGCATCTGTTCTCGATCATTGCCGACCTCAAGAGTCAGGGCAAAGGCATCATCTACATCACCCATAAAATGAACGAAGTGTTCAGCATCGCCGATGAAGTGGCGGTGTTCCGTGACGGCGCCTACATCGGTTTGCAGCGGGCCGACAGCATGGACGGCGACAGCCTGATTTCGATGATGGTCGGCCGCGAACTGAGCCAGTTGTTCCCGGCGCGTGAAAAGCCGATCGGCGATCTGCTGCTGTCGGTGCGCGACCTTAAACTGGACGGCATTTTCAAGGATGTTTCCTTCGACCTGCACGCCGGCGAGATCCTCGGCATTGCCGGGTTGATGGGCTCGGGGCGGACCAACGTCGCCGAAGCGATTTTCGGCATCACCCCGAGCGACGGTGGCGAGATTCGTCTCGACGGCGAAGTGCTGCGCATCAGCGATCCGCACATGGCGATCGAGAAGGGCTTCGCGTTACTGACCGAAGATCGCAAGCTCAGCGGCCTGTTCCCGTGCCTGTCGGTGCTGGAAAACATGGAAATGGCGGTGTTGCCGCATTACGCCGGCCACGGTTTCATCCAGCAAAAAGCCCTGCGCGCCTTGTGCGAAGACATGTGCAAGAAGTTGCGGGTCAAAACCCCGTCGCTGGAACAGTGCATCGACACCTTGTCCGGCGGTAATCAGCAGAAGGCATTGTTGGCTCGCTGGCTGATGACCAATCCGCGGATCCTGATTCTCGACGAGCCGACCCGCGGTATCGACGTCGGCGCCAAGGTCGAGATCTACCGGCTCATTTCCTACCTCGCCAGCGAAGGCATGGCGGTGATCATGATTTCCTCGGAACTGCCCGAAGTGCTCGGCATGAGCGACCGGGTGATGGTCATGCACGAGGGCGACCTGATGGGCACCCTCGACCGCAGCGAAGCGACCCAGGAACGAGTGATGCAATTGGCCTCGGGCATGTCCGCGGTTCACTAA